The Pleuronectes platessa chromosome 23, fPlePla1.1, whole genome shotgun sequence genome contains a region encoding:
- the tmem185 gene encoding transmembrane protein 185-like, with protein MNLRGLFQDFNPSKFLIYSCLLLFSVLLSLRLDGVIQWSYWAVFTPIWLWKLLVIFGASVGTGVWAHNPQYRAEGETCVEFKAMLIAVGLHVLLLMFEVLVCDRLARGLYFWLIVFMPLFLVSPVSVAACVWGFRHDRSLELEVLCSVNILQFIFIALKLDDIIKWPWLVVCVPLWILMSFLCLVVLYYIIWSVLFLRSIDIIAEQRRTHITMAISWMTIVVPLLTFEILLVHKLDDKQNKMSFVCVFVPLWLSLLTLMATTFGQKGGNHWWFGIRKDFCHFLLELLPFLREYGNVSFDLQRSDDPEAAEDLPVPEPPPKLAPMFHKKTGVVITQSPGKYFVPPPKLCIDMPD; from the exons ATGAATCTGAGGGGGCTGTTTCAGGACTTCAACCCCAG TAAGTTCCTGATCTactcctgtctgctgctgttctcCGTGTTGCTGTCCCTGCGGCTGGATGGAGTCATCCAGTGGAGCTACTGGGCCGTGTTCACCCCCATATGGCTGTGGAAGCTGCTGGTCATCTTCGGGGCCTCTGTGGGCACAGGCGTCTGGGCCCACAACCCCCAGTACAG AGCCGAAGGGGAGACGTGTGTGGAGTTTAAGGCCATGCTGATCGCGGTGGGGCTCCACGTCCTGCTGCTCATGTTCGAGGTGTTGGTGTGCGACCGCTTGGCCCGAGGACTTTACTTCTGGCTCATCGTCTTCATGCCGCTCTTCCTCGTGTCGCCCGTGTCTGTAGCAGCCTGCGTCTGGGGCTTCAGACACGACCGCTCCCTCGAG ctggaGGTGTTGTGTTCAGTGAATATTCTCCAGTTCATCTTCATCGCTCTGAAGCTGGACGACATCATCAAGTGGCCGTGGCTG gTGGTGTGCGTCCCGCTGTGGATCCTGATGTCCTTCCTGTGCCTTGTCGTCCTCTACTACATCATCTGGTCGGTCCTCTTCCTCCGCTCCATCGACATCATCGCCGAGCAGCGGCGAACGCACATCACCATGGCCATCAGCTGGATGACCATCGTCGTGCCGCTTCTCACCTTTGAG ATCCTCCTGGTGCACAAGCTGGATGACAAGCAAAACAAAATGagcttcgtgtgtgtgttcgtgcctCTGTGGCTCTCGCTGCTCACGCTCATGGCCACCACCTTCGGCCAGAAGGGAGGGAACCACT GGTGGTTTGGCATCCGCAAGGACTTCTGCCACTTCCTGTTGGAGCTCCTCCCCTTCCTGCGGGAGTACGGCAACGTGTCCTTTGACCTCCAGCGCAGTGACGACCCCGAGGCGGCCGAGGACCTGCCCGTCCCCGAGCCGCCTCCCAAGCTTGCCCCCATGTTCCACAAGAAGACCGGCGTGGTGATCACGCAGAGCCCCGGGAAATACTTTGTCCCGCCTCCTAAACTCTGCATCGACATGCCCGACTAA
- the LOC128430569 gene encoding mucin-5AC: MPFLLPLLALLLLSAAPTLTEVVTSMSDCDQYFLNQAPPQIGGILEGGNILKQNRYKPICQTLNNLRTFVTLYDNTNRIPVFSAYKYIGNTAGRPPNIWMIEPQLEQIKLNKNMKIEEEGKCHIHQANTKYYINKLGFKEGHLLPCSYGFTRNDKSSTFTLTNSVPQVISFNDGSWSNMETCVQCVLDKYCINNNGQTEGFVVIGARPSNNIRLNNKVNIPSMLWSAFCCYSSSEGAWLAGAHWGDNIEDEGRVLQTKTLDELHLELGAPSEVFPGTHCPLHTSVTHLYPQLSMDCKCLAPVSTTSAAPTTASTPPVSTSASLPTTSGPFTTSPPFSTTVTPLTTGPVSTTSGPLTTTSTPVSTTSGPLTTTSGPVSTTSGTFTSTPPSTTSRPPTTTGHAATTTSTPSTPAPATLSTSKPTTTETPATTVLQTTTLPLTTTSFSKTTRPQTTTSHPTTRASTTSTKTTAATTSTTKVTTTTTKTTTTTKKRKKDENDKDRTKEGNDGSSGGNMVPALPIPDGGLVGGLVGGLGAGLGAGLGAGFGAIGGALSGLAAIFPNLFGSGNGGNLIPPIPPPRVGPETATTPPRNNERPDAPTFPKPPAATLTPVITSAIPPKVVSTVPVVTVPVAAVPSTNPLGSNPTPTTRPRKTTTIPAKAITLRPSPRTDQSPSPSTSGYASPAVATQTAAISEESTSQKPSSTTAMQTATTTLSSTTSPGTSSTSGSVTSTSGHVSTTSGLVSSTSGPVTSTSGHVSTTSGLVSSTSGPVTSTSGHVSTTSGLVSSTSGPVTSTSGHVSTTSGLVSSTSGPVTSTSGHVSTTFGLNVLAYYQYQLNQYQLN, encoded by the exons ATGCCGTTCCTCCTGCCGCTccttgccctcctcctcctgtctgctgCTCCCACACTAACTGAAGTGGTGACATCGATGTCGGACTGTGACCAATACTTTCTTAACCAGGCTCCACCACAGATCGGGGGAATCTTGGAGGGGGGGAACATCCTGAAACAGAACAGATACAAGCCCATTTGCCAGACCTTGAATAACTTGAGAACATTTGTGACACTCTACGacaacaccaacaggatcccaGTGTTCTCTGCTTACAAGTACATTGGGAACACAGCAGGGAGACCTCCAAACATTTGGATGATAGAaccacag cttgagcaaataaaactgaataaaaacatgaagattGAAGAGGAAGGGAAGTGCCACATTCACCAGGCCAATACGAAATATTACATTAACAAACTAGGATTCAAAGAAGGCCATTTATTACCATGCTCCTATGGTTTTACCAGAAATGACAAAAGCTCTACCTTTACCCTGACCAACAGTGTTCCTCAAGTAATATCATTTAATGATGGAAGCTGGAGTAACATGGAGACATGCGTTCAATGTGTCCTTGATAAATACTGCATCAACAACAATGGCCAAACTGAAGGCTTTGTGGTGATCGGAGCACGGCCCAGCAACAACATCCGCCTCAACAACAAGGTTAATATTCCCTCCATGCTCTGGTCAGCTTTCTGCTGCTACAGCAGTAGTGAGGGGGCGTGGTTAGCAGGGGCACACTGGGGTGACAACATTGAAGATGAAGGTCGAGTGCTTCAGACCAAGACCTTGGACGAGCTCCATCTAGAACTGGGAGCACCATCTGAAGTATTCCCTGGAACACACTGTCCACTTCACACCTCTGTCACCCACCTTTACCCTCAACTCAGTATGGACTGTAAGTGCCTAGCACCCGTTTCAACTACTTCTGCTGCTCCCACAACTGCCTCTACCCCTCCCGTTTCAACATCTGCATCTCTGCCTACCACATCTGGCCCTTTTACAACATCTCCTCCATTTAGTACCACAGTAACACCTCTTACTACTGGCCCTGTCAGTACAACATCTGGCCCTCTTACTACCACATCTACCCCTGTCAGTACCACATCTGGTCCTCTTACTACCACATCTGGCCCTGTCAGTACAACATCTGGGACTTTTACTTCCACACCTCCCAGTACAACATCGCGCCCGCCGACAACAACTGGCCATGCTGCTACGACAACCAGTACTCCCTCAACTCCTGCTCCAGCCACTCTGAGCACCAGTAAACCTACAACTACAGAAACACCAGCAACAACTGTTCTCCAAACAACCACTCTCCCTCTGACCACAACATCTTTTTCTAAAACTACAAGACCCCAAACTACCACCAGTCATCCAACCACCAGAGCGTCTACAACAAGCACCAAAACTACTGCTGCCACGACCTCTACCACAAAAGTCACAACCACAACCACCAAAACTACCACCACaacaaagaagagaaagaaagatgaaaACGACAAAGACAGGACGAAGGAGGGAAATGACGGATCCTCCGGAGGAAATATGGTCCCAGCTTTACCTATTCCAGATGGTGGTTTGGTAGGTGGTTTGGTAGGTGGTTTGGGAGCTGGTTTGGGAGCTGGTCTGGGAGCTGGTTTTGGAGCAATAGGAGGTGCTCTTTCAGGATTGGCAGCAATATTTCCGAATTTATTCGGATCAGGAAACGGAGGTAACCTTATCCCTCCAATCCCACCACCTCGTGTTGGTCCAGAAACTGCGACTACTCCTCCTCGAAACAATGAACGTCCTGATGCCCCAACTTTTCCTAAACCTCCTGCCGCCACTTTAACGCCTGTTATTACTTCTGCAATTCCACCCAAGGTTGTTTCTACTGTTCCAGTTGTGACAGTTCCTGTTGCAGCTGTCCCCTCCACTAATCCTCTTGGCAGTAACCCCACTCCCACAACACGTCCCCGCAAAACCACCACCATCCCAGCGAAAGCCATCACTCTTCGTCCATCACCTAGAACAGATCAATCTCCATCCCCATCCACATCAGGCTATGCCAGCCCTGCGGTGGCAACTCAGACCGCTGCCATTTCTGAGGAAAGCACGTCTCAGAAACCTTCTTCAACTACAGCTATGCAAACTGCCACCACAACTTTAAGCTCTACAACCTCACCTGGAACTTCATCTACATCTGGCTCTGTTACATCCACATCTGGCCATGTCAGCACCACCTCTGGCCTAGTCAGTTCTACATCTGGCCCTGTTACTTCCACATCTGGCCATGTCAGCACCACCTCTGGGCTAGTCAGTTCTACATCTGGCCCTGTTACTTCCACATCTGGCCATGTCAGCACCACCTCTGGGCTAGTCAGTTCTACATCTGGCCCTGTTACTTCCACATCTGGCCATGTCAGCACCACCTCTGGCCTAGTCAGTTCTACATCTGGCCCTGTTACTTCCACATCTGGCCATGTCAGCACCACCTTTGGCCTA AATGTCCTTGCCTACTACCAATACCAGCTAAACCAATACCAGCTAAACTAA
- the LOC128430361 gene encoding endonuclease domain-containing 1 protein: MPFLLPLLALLLLSAAPTVTEVVTSMSDCDQYFLNQVPPQIGGILEGGKILDQNRYKPICQTLRNLRTFVTLYDTTNKIPVFSAYKYIGNTAGRPQNNWMTEPQLEEITLNANMEIAKSGKNYTHQADKKDYNNTQGYNRGHLLPSSYGFTRNEKTSTFTLTNIVPQVISFNNGSWRDMETCVRCVLDTNCINNNNNTEGFVVIGARPGNNFLNNKVNIPSMLWSAFCCYSSKQKTWLAGAHWGKNKEDNGTVLQTKTLDELRQKLGGKFEAFPGTKCRPTTTVTHLYPQLSNSKDCNCPPYVPTTSGSSTPHITLNPSLSALLFCSLIFLKFVV; this comes from the exons ATGCCGTTCCTCCTGCCGCTccttgccctcctcctcctgtctgctgCTCCCACAGTAACTGAAGTGGTGACATCGATGTCGGACTGTGACCAATACTTTCTTAACCAAGTTCCACCACAGATCGGGGGAATCTTGGAGGGAGGGAAGATCCTGGACCAGAACAGATACAAGCCCATTTGCCAGACCTTGAGGAACTTGAGAACATTTGTGACACTCTACGACACCACCAACAAGATCCCAGTGTTCTCTGCTTACAAGTACATTGGGAACACAGCAGGGAGACCTCAAAACAATTGGATGACAGAaccacag CTTGAGGAAATAACCTTGAATGCAAACATGGAGATTGCAAAGAGCGGGAAGAACTACACTCACCAGGCCGATAAGAAAGATTACAATAACACCCAAGGATACAACAGAGGGCATTTATTACCAAGCTCCTATGGTTTTACCAGAAATGAAAAAACCTCTACCTTTACCCTGACCAACATTGTTCCTCAAGTAATATCATTTAATAATGGAAGCTGGAGAGACATGGAGACCTGCGTTCGATGTGTCCTTGATACAAACTGcatcaacaacaataacaacacagaagGCTTTGTGGTGATCGGAGCACGGCCTGGCAACAACTTCCTCAACAACAAGGTTAATATTCCCTCCATGCTCTGGTCAGCTTTCTGCTGCTACAGCAGTAAACAGAAGACGTGGTTAGCAGGGGCACACTGGGGGAAAAACAAGGAAGATAATGGTACAGTGCTTCAGACCAAGACCTTGGACGAGCTCCGTCAGAAACTGGGAGGAAAATTTGAAGCATTCCCTGGAACAAAGTGTCGACCCACCACCACTGTCACCCACCTTTACCCTCAACTCAGTAACAGCAAGGACTGTAACTGCCCACCATACGTTCCAACTACTTCTGGCTCATCCACACCACATATTACTCTAAACCCATCTTTAAGTGCACTATTATTCTGCTCTCTGATATTTTTGAagtttgttgtttaa
- the LOC128430364 gene encoding endonuclease domain-containing 1 protein — MPFLLPLLALLLLSAAPTVTEVVTSMSDCDQYFLNQAPPQIGGILEGGIILKQNRYKPICQTLRDERIFVTLYDTTNKIPVFSAYKYTGIKDIARQNQWKIEPQLEEIKLKANMEMEEEGKSYNHQADNKNYINDRGFQKGHLLPQSYGWDIIAKRATFTLTNSVPQVDSFNSKSWSYVESCVKCVLDEYCIDTNGKIEGFVVTGAQPSINNILNNKVNIPTMLWSAFCCYSSKQKTWLAGAHWGENIPDGGRVLQTKTLDELRLELGEKFKAFPESQCPLTTTVTHLYPPLSKFCKCPKPI, encoded by the exons ATGCCGTTCCTCCTGCCGCTccttgccctcctcctcctgtccgcCGCTCCCACAGTAACTGAAGTGGTGACATCGATGTCGGACTGTGACCAGTACTTTCTTAACCAGGCTCCACCACAGATCGGGGGAATCTTGGAAGGAGGGATCATCCTGAAACAGAATAGATACAAGCCCATTTGCCAGACCTTGAGGGACGAGAGAATATTTGTGACACTCTACGACACCACCAACAAAATCCCAGTGTTCTCTGCTTACAAGTACACTGGGATAAAAGACATAGCGAGACAAAATCAGTGGAAGATAGAaccacag CTTGAGGAAATAAAGTTGAAAGCAAACATGGAGAtggaagaggaagggaagagctacAATCACCAGGCCGATAATAAAAATTACATTAACGACCGAGGATTCCAAAAAGGACATTTGTTACCACAATCCTACGGTTGGGACATAATTGCAAAAAGAGCTACCTTTACCCTGACCAACAGTGTTCCTCAAGTAGATTCATTTAATTCGAAAAGCTGGAGTTACGTGGAGTCCTGCGTTAAATGTGTCCTTGATGAATACTGCATCGACACAAATGGCAAAATAGAAGGCTTTGTGGTGACCGGAGCACAGCCCAGCATCAACAACATCCTCAACAACAAGGTTAATATTCCCACGATGCTCTGGTCAGCTTTCTGCTGCTACAGCAGTAAACAGAAGACGTGGTTAGCAGGGGCACACTGGGGTGAGAACATTCCAGATGGAGGTCGAGTGCTTCAGACCAAGACCTTGGACGAGCTACGTCTAGAACTGGGAGAAAAATTTAAAGCATTCCCTGAATCACAGTGTCCGCTCACCACCACTGTCACCCACCTTTACCCTCCACTCAGTAAGTTCTGTAAGTGCCCTAAACCCATTTAA